TTCAGCCTTGGTCTCTTCAGGATACTGGGTGAACTTTTGCCCTTTCTTTGGCGGCATAGAAAAATCCCCTCCGGTCAACAGTGTTTCATCCATGATACCATGGACTCTTTTTTCACTGTCTACCATGAGGGGATAATACCACTTCCCGACCAAGGGAAGCTTGTTTTCTTTTTCTGCTTCGATACCGGACCCCGTGGCGTTCCCGACCGGATATGGGAGGATGTGGGAGGAAAAGGGAGGATCGGCAGGGTAATCGCCGGAGAGCCCGGGTGAGCCTCTCTGAGCGGTCCTCAGGCCGCCTCAGCAAGGGTGAGCGACCTGGCATACTATGGTACCATATGAGGTGTCATAAGTATTGTTTATAAATCTGACTCAGGTATTTCACGGAGTTAATCCATAAGTCGGATTTATAAAATATGAATAAGGAGGGATACATATGACAACTCGAAGGCGGAAGTCAGGAATAATCGCGATCGCGGGGGTATTCGTCTTGATCGCATCCATCGTTTCGGCCTGCGGCCAAACGACCGGGGCGGGAGAGCAATCGGCGCTTGAGCGAGCGAAGGCGGAAGGGAAAATCGTCGTCGGCTTCGCGAACGAAAACCCGTACGCATACGAAACGCCCGACGGCCAGCTGACGGGTGAAGCGGTCGAAGTCGCCCGCGCGATTTTCCAAGAGATGGGGATCGACGAAATGGAAGGAAAGCTCGTCGATTTCGGCTCGTTGATTTCGGGCCTTCAGGCGAAGCAGTTCGACGCCGTCACGGCCGGCATGTTCATCAATCCGGACCGCTGCAAATCAGTCGCGTTCGCCGATCCGGAATACCGCGTCGGGGAAGCGCTCGGCGTGAAGACGGGCAATCCGAAAAACTTACATAGCTACGAAGACATCGCCGCGGATCCGAGCGTCAAGGTCGGCGTCATGGTCGGCGCCGTCGAGATCGATTACATGAAAGCGGCCGGCGTCGCGGACGACCAAATCGTCATCCTGAACGATCAGCCTGCGGTCATCGCCGAGTTCAACGCCGGCCGCGTCGACGCGGTGACGATGACCGGGCCGTCCCTGCAAGCGTTCCTGAATTCCGATCAAGCGCAAGGGATCGAACGAGTAGCGGACTTCAAGCAGCCGGTCGTGGACGGGAAAGAGGTATGGGGCTACGGCGCGACCGCGTTCCGCATCGAGGACGAGGATTTCCGCGCGGCGTTCAACGAAGGGCTGCAGAAGCTGAAGGACAGCGGCAAGCTGTTGGAAATTTTAACCGAGTTCGGCTTTACGGAAACGGAGCTCCCGGGCGACGTGACGGCCGAACAGCTGTGCGGAGCGTAACGTAGCCGCTATGCTGCCCGCCCCGTTCGACCTGCTGCCGCTGTTCGCGAGCGGAGCGATCGTCACGATCCAAATCTTGGTGTCGTCCGCCGTGGTCGCGTTCGTGGTGAGCTTTCTCGCGGGACTCAGCCGCCTGTCCAAAAACCGCGCGCTCCGGTGGTTCACGACCGCCTATGTCGAAACGTTCCGCGGTTCGTCTCTGCTCGTGCAAATGTTTTGGTTTTTCTACGCGTTCCCGATTTTGTTCGACGTTCGCAGCATGCCGCCGTTCCTGGCGGGGATGTTGGCGATCGGGCTCAATTACGGCGCGTACGGCTCGGAAGTGGTCCGCAGCGCGGTCCAGGCGGTGCCCAAAGGGCAGACGGAGGCGTCGATCGCCCTTAACTTTACGCCGCTGCAGCGTCTCCGCTTCATTGTACTGCCGCAAGCGTTTCCGATGATGCTTCCGTCGTTCGGCAACCTGCTGATCGAGCTGCTGAAATCGACTTCGCTCGTCTCGCTGATTACGATCGCGGATATGACGTTCCGGGCGAACGTGCTGAACAACACGCTGTACCGGACGGAAGAAATTTATATCGTGCTCCTGCTGCTGTATTTCGCCATCGCATACCCGCTGCTGCGGTTCGTTCGCTGGTACGAGCGCAGAGCGACGGCGGGGAGGTAAGGAACGATGTCGCAGAAATGGAGCTGGGAATCCGTCGTCGAAGTGCTGCCGCTGCTGCTCGACGGCGCGCGCATGACGGTGGCGGCGACGTTCGTCGGATTTTTCGTCGCGATGCTCGTCGGCCTGCTGTTCGCCCTGCTGCGCAGATCGTCGATCCGCATCGTGCGCGCGGTCAGCGGCGCGTTCATCGACTTCATCCGTTGTACGCCGCTGCTTGTTCAGGCTTTCTTCATTTACAACGTGCTCCCGTCTTGGGGGATCATGCTGGGCAGCTTCGCGGCGGGCATCGTCACGCTCGGGCTGCATTACGGGACGTACTTGTCGGAAGTGTACCGCGCCGGCATCGACAACATCCCGCGCGGGCAATGGGAAGCGGCCCGGGCGCTCAATTTTTCGAAATGGAAGACGTGGCGGAACATCGTGCTGCCGCAAGCCGTTCCGCCGGTCATTCCTGTGTTAGGGAACTACTTCATTACGATGTTTAAGGAAACGCCGATTTTGATCGTCATCGCGCTGCCGGAAATGCTGCTTCAGGCGAAAATGTACGGCTCGGCGAATTTCCGATATATCGAAGCGTACACCATGGCCGGCGCGATCTTTTTGTTGATCAGCTTGCCGGCGTCGTATTTGATTCATCGATTGGATTTGAAATGGAACCGGAGGTGAACGACCCGTGATCGCGAACATGGAGAAGCTGCATCCGTCCGCCGCTTCCGAGACGCAGACGCAAGCGCCGGGGAATGGCGCGGAGCCGATCGTAAAATACCGCGGCGTACACAAAAAGTTCGGCGATCTGCACGTCCTGCGCGGCATCGATCTCGACATTTACCCGGGGGAGAAAGTAGCGGTCATCGGCCCGAGCGGTTCGGGCAAAACGACGATCGCGCGGCTGCTCATGACCTTGGAGGAGCCGACGGACGGCACGATCGAGGTCGACGGCGAGCTGCTCTGGCACGAACGGCGCGGCGGCGCGCTCGTTCGGGCGAGCGAAAAGCATCTGCAGCGGGTGCGCGGGAATATCGGCATGGTGTTCCAGCACTTCAACCTGTTCCCGCATATGACGATTCTTCGCAACTGTACGGAGGCGCCGATCCACGTGCTCGGTCTTCCGAAAGCGGAGGCGAAGGCGAGAGCGCTTGAAATGCTTGAGAAGGTCGGCCTGCTAGATAAGGCCGACGCGTATCCGTCGCAGCTGTCCGGCGGGCAGAAGCAGCGAGTCGCCATCGCCCGGGCGCTCGTCATGCGGCCGAAGGTGATGCTGTTCGACGAACCGACGTCGGCGCTCGACCCGGAGCTCGTCGGGGAGGTGCTGCGCGTCATCGCCGAAATCGCTGCGGAAGGCGACATGGCGATGCTGCTCATCACGCACGAAATGGCGTTCGCTCGCGACGTCGCCGATCGCGTCGTCTTCTTCGACGAAGGCAACATCGTCGAGCAGGGGCCGCCGGAGCAAATATTCGACCGTCCGGAGAGCGAGCGGCTGCAAACGTTCCTTGCCCGATTCCGGGGCTTGGAGCGGGAAGAGGGGACGGCATGACGAGGCCGGCGGCATCGGCGCGCGCGGATGCGGCGCGTTGGACGCTCCGGCGCATGCGGGCGGAGGACGGCGCGGCTGCCTGGAACATCGTGCGCGAGTCGGGCTCGCTCGACCCGAATTCCGCTTACTGCTATATGCTGCTCGGCGAATATTTCGGCTCCGCCTGCGCTTTGGCGGAGGAGAACGGGAAGCCGATCGGCTTCGTAACGGGGTTTCGCCCGCCGGAGCGGCCGGATACGTGGTTCGTTTGGCAAATCGGGGTCGCCGCGGAGGCGCGGGGGCGCGGTCTCGGCCGCGAGCTGCTCGAGCATGTGCTCTCGCGCCCCGAACATCAAGACATCCGTTACGTCGAGGCGACGATCTCGCCGTCTAACGCGGCGTCGCTCGCGCTGTTTCGAGCGTTCGCGCGCGACCGCCGCGCGGAGATGCGGCGGCTGCCGGGATTTCGGCAGGAATGGTTTCCGAATGCATCGCACGAGGAGGAGCCGCTGTATCGCATCGGCCCCTTACTACCTTAAACCTTGGGAGGAGATCCAACCATGGCCATGGAACTGTTGGCGCAAACGGAATCGGAGCTTACGACGTTCGAAAGACGCGAATCGGAAGTGCGCAGCTACTGCCGCGGCTTTCCGACGCTGTTCACGAAAGCGAGCGGGTATACGCTGCAAAACGCCGAAGGAAAGACATATCTCGACTTTTTCGCAGGGGCCGGAGCGCTGAATTACGGTCATAATCATCCGGCGCTGAAAAAGCGGTTGATCCAATACATTCAAGAAGACGGCATCGCGCATAGCTTGGACATGGCGACGGCCGCGAAAAAGGAACTGCTCGAAGCGTTCGAAGACGTGATTTTGAAGCCACGGCGCATGGACTACAAAGTCATGTTCCCGGGACCGACGGGGACGAATGCGGTGGAAGCGGCGCTGAAGCTGGCGCGGAAGGTGACGGGACGTCAAACGGTCGTCAGCTTTACGAACGGCTTCCACGGCATGACGCTGGGCGCGCTGAGCGTTACGGGCAACGGCTTCAAACGCGGCGGCGCCGGGGTGCCGCTCACGCATGCGGTGTCGATGCCGTTCGACGGCTATTTCGGCCAGGACGTCAATACGCTCGATTATCTCGACCGTTACCTTGCGGACGGAGGCAGCGGCATGGAGCTACCCGCGGCGGTGATCGTGGAGACGGTGCAGGGCGAGGGCGGACTCAACGCGGCGTCCGACGAATGGCTGCGCGGTCTCGAGGCGATTTGCCGCGGGTACGGCATACTGCTCATCGTCGACGACATTCAAGTCGGCTGCGGCCGCACCGGCGCATTCTTCAGCTTCGAGTCCGCCGGCATTCGCCCGGACATCGTGACGCTGTCGAAATCGATCGGCGGCTACGGTCTGCCGCTCGCGCTCACGCTCATGAAGCCCGAGCTCGACTGCTGGTCGCCGGGGGAGCATAACGGTACGTTCCGCGGCAACAATTTGGCGTTCGTCACGGCCGCCGCCGCGCTGCGCCAGTTTTGGAGCGACGGCGCGTTCGAGAAGGCGACGGCGCGCAAGAGCGAACGGATCCGTTCGTTCCTCGCCGGGTTGATCGACCGTTATCCGCAGCTTGGCGGCAAGCTGCGCGGCCGGGGCATGATCCAAGGCATCGCCTGCGAGGAAGCGGAGCTCGCCTCCGACATTTGCAAGGAAGCGTTCGCGCGCGGCGTCATCATGGAGACGTCCGGACCGAGCGATGAAGTGTTTAAGCTGCTGCCGCCGCTCATTATGGATGACGACGGGTTCCGCGAAGGCTTCTCGCGCATCGAAGAAGCGGTAGCGGCGGCCGTACGAAAACGGAAAGGGGCTGTGAAATCGTGATCGTTCGCAACTTGAAGGACATCCGCGGCACCGACCGCGACGTGAAGGCGGAGACGTGGGAGAGCCGCCGCCTCATCCTGAACGACGACGGCGTCGGATTCTCCCTGCACGATACGGTGCTGTACGCCGGGACGTCGACCGACATGTGGTATAAGCATCATATCGAAGCGGTGTACTGCATTGAAGGCGAAGCGACGCTGACGGACAAAGAAACCGGGCGGACGTACGAGATCGTACCGGGTACGATGTATCTGCTCGACAAACACGATCGGCATCGGTTGGACGTTAAGCGGGATTTGCGCGTCGTTTGCGTGTTCAATCCGCCGTGCACGGGCCGCGAGACGCATGATGAGGACGGCGCGTACCCGCTGCTCACCACGTAAGTCACATAATTTGCTACGGAAAGGGGAAAATGGACAATGAAGACGAACGAAACCGTGCTTGATTTGTACCCGTCCCGCGTAGAGGCGCAGCCGCGCATTTTGGAGCGGAAAGACCCGGTCGTATATCCGAACGACTTCGAAGGCCCGCTCGGGAAGGACGACTTGGCCGCTTACGAGCGGGACGGCTACTTGTTCGCGGAGCAGTTTTTCACGCCGGAGGAGACAGAGGCGCTGCAAGCGGAGCTGCGACGGCTGTTGGAGGGGAGCCGCGGGGAACGCCGTCCGGAAGTGATTCTCGAGCCGGACGGCGACGAAGTGCGTTCGATCTTCGCCGTCCACCGGGACAACGCCGTATTCAAGGCGCTGTCCGAGCATCCGAAGCTCGTGAACGCCGCGAGGCAGATTCTCGGCAGCGACGTGTACGTGCATCAGTCGCGCATCAATTTCAAGCCGGGGTTCAAAGGGAAGGAATTCCAGTGGCATTCGGACTTCGAAACATGGCATACGGAGGACGGCATGCCGCGCATGCGGGCGCTGTCGTGCTCGATCGCGCTCAGCGACAACTATCCGTTCAACGGACCGCTGATGGTCATCCCGGGCTCGCACCGCCATTTCGTCGCCTGCGTCGGCGAGACGCCGGAAAACAATTACGAAAATTCGCTCCGGCGTCAGGAGATCGGCGTGCCGGACGAGGAAAGCCTGACCTGGCTCGTGAACCAAAGCCGCATCGAACAGCCTGCGGGGAAGGCGGGCTCGGTCGTCTTCTTCGACTGCAACATCATGCACGGCTCGAACAGCAACATTACCCCGTACCCGCGAAGCAATGCGTTCTTCGTATTCAACAGCGTCGAGAACAAGCTGACGACGCCGTTCGCGGCAAGCAAGCCGCGGCCCGACTATATCGCGACAAGGGATTGAGTGCATTTCATGTGGTGGGCAGTGACGTTTGCCGGAATCATCGTCGCCATTAACGTTGTATACGTGTCGATGTTTACGCTGCGCATGATCTTAACGATCAAAGGACAGAAGGCCTTGGCCTCTGTCCTTTCTGTATTCGAAGTATTCATCTACCTGATGGGGCTTACGATCGTGCTGGACAGCTTGAACAATCCTTGGAACGTCGCGGCGTATTGTCTCGGTTACGGCCTCGGCGTGTATTTCGGCGGCCGCATCGAGGAGCGTCTTGCGCTCGGCTACTCCCAATTGCAGGTGATCGTCGATTCGCTCGAAACGGAGCTGCCCGTCCGGCTGCGAGCCCTCGGCTACGGCGTCACGTCATGGACTGCCGACGGCAAGGACGGCAAGCGTCTCATGATGCAGGTGCTCGTCAAACGCAGCAACGAGAGCCGGTTGATGGCGCAGCTGCAGGAGCTCTCTCCCAAAGCGTTCATCGTCTCGTATGAACCGAAGTTTTTCAAAGGGGGCTTCTGGGTCCGCCGCATCCAATAAGCTTAAGATTTCTTATATATCTCCCGCATCACATGGCGAAGCTCGGGCACGATGATTCGCGTCATCGCGAGCTTGACCGCCCCGCTGGACCCCGGCGTCGAGAAGACGGCCGTCGTGCCGACGACGCCGGCGACGGCGCGGCTTAAGATCGCCGCAGGTCCGATATCCTCCGCAAAGCTTAAATACCGGAAAATTTCCCCGAAGCCCGGCATCTCCTTATCCAACGAATCCCGCACCGCCTCGTAGGTCGTATCCCGAGGAGCGATGCCCGTTCCGCCGTTGAACAAAATCGCTTCTACGTTCGAATCCTGCGCGGCTTCCCGAATCATCTCGCGAATTTGATCGTACTCGTCTTTCACGATTTCGTACCGAACGATTTGGTATCCGCCTTGCTCCAGCAGCTCGCGCATCAAGGCGCCGCTTTTGTCGGTGTCCGGCGTCCGCGTGTCGGACACGGTGACGACCATACACCGCACGGAGGAAGGGGCTTCTTGGCGGTGCTGTTCTACGGAAGGCAGTTCGGAAGGCGTAGACATAGGGCATGCTCCTTTGCTTCAATAGAAGATTTAGATAATATTAGGATTAGCTTCAATATATCAAAACGCGGGGCGGGATGGAAATGCTTACGATGGAAGAGGCGGAGGCGCTGGGGATCGCGCTGCTGGACAAATACGGCCTCAAACCGGACCATGCGAAGCATGTCGAGCGGCTCGCGATGCGGTTGTTCGACGGCGCGCGGGAGTGCGGATGGGTAAGCGAATCGAGCCGTTCGCTGCTCGCCTTCGCGGCGTTCGCGCACGATATCGGCCA
The nucleotide sequence above comes from Paenibacillus sp.. Encoded proteins:
- the ehuB gene encoding ectoine/hydroxyectoine ABC transporter substrate-binding protein EhuB, with product MTTRRRKSGIIAIAGVFVLIASIVSACGQTTGAGEQSALERAKAEGKIVVGFANENPYAYETPDGQLTGEAVEVARAIFQEMGIDEMEGKLVDFGSLISGLQAKQFDAVTAGMFINPDRCKSVAFADPEYRVGEALGVKTGNPKNLHSYEDIAADPSVKVGVMVGAVEIDYMKAAGVADDQIVILNDQPAVIAEFNAGRVDAVTMTGPSLQAFLNSDQAQGIERVADFKQPVVDGKEVWGYGATAFRIEDEDFRAAFNEGLQKLKDSGKLLEILTEFGFTETELPGDVTAEQLCGA
- the ehuC gene encoding ectoine/hydroxyectoine ABC transporter permease subunit EhuC: MLPAPFDLLPLFASGAIVTIQILVSSAVVAFVVSFLAGLSRLSKNRALRWFTTAYVETFRGSSLLVQMFWFFYAFPILFDVRSMPPFLAGMLAIGLNYGAYGSEVVRSAVQAVPKGQTEASIALNFTPLQRLRFIVLPQAFPMMLPSFGNLLIELLKSTSLVSLITIADMTFRANVLNNTLYRTEEIYIVLLLLYFAIAYPLLRFVRWYERRATAGR
- the ehuD gene encoding ectoine/hydroxyectoine ABC transporter permease subunit EhuD, with amino-acid sequence MSQKWSWESVVEVLPLLLDGARMTVAATFVGFFVAMLVGLLFALLRRSSIRIVRAVSGAFIDFIRCTPLLVQAFFIYNVLPSWGIMLGSFAAGIVTLGLHYGTYLSEVYRAGIDNIPRGQWEAARALNFSKWKTWRNIVLPQAVPPVIPVLGNYFITMFKETPILIVIALPEMLLQAKMYGSANFRYIEAYTMAGAIFLLISLPASYLIHRLDLKWNRR
- the ehuA gene encoding ectoine/hydroxyectoine ABC transporter ATP-binding protein EhuA, with translation MEKLHPSAASETQTQAPGNGAEPIVKYRGVHKKFGDLHVLRGIDLDIYPGEKVAVIGPSGSGKTTIARLLMTLEEPTDGTIEVDGELLWHERRGGALVRASEKHLQRVRGNIGMVFQHFNLFPHMTILRNCTEAPIHVLGLPKAEAKARALEMLEKVGLLDKADAYPSQLSGGQKQRVAIARALVMRPKVMLFDEPTSALDPELVGEVLRVIAEIAAEGDMAMLLITHEMAFARDVADRVVFFDEGNIVEQGPPEQIFDRPESERLQTFLARFRGLEREEGTA
- the ectA gene encoding diaminobutyrate acetyltransferase encodes the protein MTRPAASARADAARWTLRRMRAEDGAAAWNIVRESGSLDPNSAYCYMLLGEYFGSACALAEENGKPIGFVTGFRPPERPDTWFVWQIGVAAEARGRGLGRELLEHVLSRPEHQDIRYVEATISPSNAASLALFRAFARDRRAEMRRLPGFRQEWFPNASHEEEPLYRIGPLLP
- the ectB gene encoding diaminobutyrate--2-oxoglutarate transaminase → MELLAQTESELTTFERRESEVRSYCRGFPTLFTKASGYTLQNAEGKTYLDFFAGAGALNYGHNHPALKKRLIQYIQEDGIAHSLDMATAAKKELLEAFEDVILKPRRMDYKVMFPGPTGTNAVEAALKLARKVTGRQTVVSFTNGFHGMTLGALSVTGNGFKRGGAGVPLTHAVSMPFDGYFGQDVNTLDYLDRYLADGGSGMELPAAVIVETVQGEGGLNAASDEWLRGLEAICRGYGILLIVDDIQVGCGRTGAFFSFESAGIRPDIVTLSKSIGGYGLPLALTLMKPELDCWSPGEHNGTFRGNNLAFVTAAAALRQFWSDGAFEKATARKSERIRSFLAGLIDRYPQLGGKLRGRGMIQGIACEEAELASDICKEAFARGVIMETSGPSDEVFKLLPPLIMDDDGFREGFSRIEEAVAAAVRKRKGAVKS
- a CDS encoding ectoine synthase → MIVRNLKDIRGTDRDVKAETWESRRLILNDDGVGFSLHDTVLYAGTSTDMWYKHHIEAVYCIEGEATLTDKETGRTYEIVPGTMYLLDKHDRHRLDVKRDLRVVCVFNPPCTGRETHDEDGAYPLLTT
- the thpD gene encoding ectoine hydroxylase; translated protein: MKTNETVLDLYPSRVEAQPRILERKDPVVYPNDFEGPLGKDDLAAYERDGYLFAEQFFTPEETEALQAELRRLLEGSRGERRPEVILEPDGDEVRSIFAVHRDNAVFKALSEHPKLVNAARQILGSDVYVHQSRINFKPGFKGKEFQWHSDFETWHTEDGMPRMRALSCSIALSDNYPFNGPLMVIPGSHRHFVACVGETPENNYENSLRRQEIGVPDEESLTWLVNQSRIEQPAGKAGSVVFFDCNIMHGSNSNITPYPRSNAFFVFNSVENKLTTPFAASKPRPDYIATRD
- a CDS encoding DUF2179 domain-containing protein gives rise to the protein MWWAVTFAGIIVAINVVYVSMFTLRMILTIKGQKALASVLSVFEVFIYLMGLTIVLDSLNNPWNVAAYCLGYGLGVYFGGRIEERLALGYSQLQVIVDSLETELPVRLRALGYGVTSWTADGKDGKRLMMQVLVKRSNESRLMAQLQELSPKAFIVSYEPKFFKGGFWVRRIQ
- a CDS encoding MogA/MoaB family molybdenum cofactor biosynthesis protein; translated protein: MSTPSELPSVEQHRQEAPSSVRCMVVTVSDTRTPDTDKSGALMRELLEQGGYQIVRYEIVKDEYDQIREMIREAAQDSNVEAILFNGGTGIAPRDTTYEAVRDSLDKEMPGFGEIFRYLSFAEDIGPAAILSRAVAGVVGTTAVFSTPGSSGAVKLAMTRIIVPELRHVMREIYKKS